One Candidatus Zixiibacteriota bacterium genomic window, CAACGGCGACCGCCGTGAATTATGCGAACTTTCGTCGCGGGTATGTCGCGAGTATGCGCTGGATGCCGGGTGGCATCTTATCTCCTGGAATGTCGATTACAGCGCCGACGCGTCCGAGTTCGCGGAAGCGTTGAACGGATGTGTCGATGTCATTCAGTCGTTCGAGGGAGTCGGCCTTACTTTCGTGCCGAGCTTGGCGGCGTATTCAACCCTTACTGAAGTCGATCCGGAACACGGTTATTGGATTCGATTGCACTGCCCGGTTAGTTTTGAAATCTGCGGGGGACAAATTGAGGGAACACGGTCAATCGACCTGGAGAAGGGCTGGAATGTAGTAAGTTACTGGCCGGAATCTGAAATTGCCGTAGCCGATGCTCTGACTTCGCTCTCATCGTCCTTGCAGTTGGCTTATGGTTTCGATAACGGCTATTACGAATATCGACCGGACGCACCACTTTACAACACGCTTGAACAAATGAGCCCGGGATTCGGGTATTGGATTCGTTCTTCATCCGAAGCGGTGCTGACGTATCCTGGTTTTGAATATGCTCCGGGGCTGAACAAGCAAGCGACGGTCGCGTGTGACCTTGCCGCCGAACTGACCACAGCGCCGTTGTGGATGAGTATTTACGGATCGCATATCACGGTCGATGGCGTCGAATTGAGTGAAAACTCAAACGTTGCGATTTATGACGAACAGGGAAGAGAGCGCGGCGCCGGAATCTATTACGATCATCGTCTCAAGTTAACGCCGGTCTACTCCCTGGATGGAGAAGATAAGGCGACGGCGGCTTCCGCGTTAATGCTGTACATAGACGGTAAGCAAGTTTATCCGAATCTGGAGTGGAGGGGGGCGGGAAATGCGGTCGAGATCGGTCGCCTTAGCACCGACCCCGGTTTGTTACCGGCCACCGGTTCGCTGAAAGATTGTTATCCCAATCCGTTCAATGCCGCGACCAGGATCGGTTATAATCTTGCCGGCGGGGGAGAAGTCACGCTGGAAGTGTTCAACATTGCCGGGCAACGAGTAGCGGTACTGGCCAAAGGACATCAGGAGGCCGGTTATCATGAGGTGGATTGGAGCGGTGTCGATCAGTCAGGTCAACCGGTGGCGAGCGGGATATATTTCTATCGGTTGAAAACATCCGATGGTGTCGAAACGAAGAAAATGGTTTTGCTCAAATAGATATCTTCTCCATCGAGAGTATTGCCCACCCGTGGACGGGTGGGCCACCAGCGACCAATAAAAGGTACAGACACAGGGGCAGACCGGGAGGTCTGCCGCCCACGATCTACGGGATGGTACCGGCAAGTCTTCGTAGGTCAGGTTGCTTGCAACCCTGACAGGGTAGGGCATGTCTCTCCGAGACATGCCATTGTGTTGTTGCTATGATCTGTAATCCCACCCGTGGACGGGTGGGCCACCAGCGACAAATAAAAAAGGTACAGACACAGGGGCAGACCGGGAGGTCTGCCGCCCACGAATGCCATAATACTGTTACCTATGTCCCGGAACACCTGTTTACCATGTCACGGTACACACCGGGAGGTCTGCCGCCCACGAAATGTCTCTCCGAGACATGCCATTGTGTTGTTGCTATGATCTGTAATCCCACCCGTGGACGGGTGGGCCACCAGCCGGGAGTGTTGAAAAGGTCATACGTTCGGATATTCAGTTAAAACACATCTATAATGCGGGCGACACAAGGCCGCCCGCTACGCGAGGTTATGGCTCTTAAACGCGTAGCGGCGGGGCTTGTCTCCGCCGCGTGAGTCTAACTTATACCAAATGTGTAACCAATGTCCTGACACAATGTGTAACCTATGTCTTGACACCGTGCACTCGGGGAGACCTGCCCAACTCGACTGTGGGAGCGAGGGTACAAGAATAAAGCCCCCGTATTGACGGAGGCTTCGGTCAGTCACTTATAGGCTAGCTGCGACTTAGTTTTCGTGGCACTGGTCGGATCCGTGGGCTTCATCGTGGAAGTTCGGATCATCACAGGGATTAGCCCCGGTCGCAAGTTGATCGGCCAGGAAGGCGAGGACGATCTCTTCCGGTTTATCCGATGCGGCCCCCATGACAACTTCAATGCCGGCTTGTTCGAACAACTCTACAGCGCGACCTCCCATGCCGCCGGCGATGATCACATCGCAACCCATCTCGCCCAGCCATTTCGGGAATGAGCCCGGTTCATGCGGCGGCGGAGTGTGCATTTCGATATTGTCGATGGTTTTGGTTTCGACCGTAGCGTCAATTATCGCGAATTGCTGACAATGTCCGAAGTGCGGACAAAGAACGCCGTTGGCGGTAGGAATTGCTATTTTCATGAATGCTCCTGAAAAACCGTTTCTATTCGTTTATACTGCAAATTTCTTTTTGTCGTTTTCATCGTTCAACCCGGCGTGATCTGCAATACCGCGCAGGATATGTTTAATACGTTCGACTCCCTCGGGCGAACTGACCTGAATATAAGACTTCCCTTGCAATTGCGCTTGTGTAAAAGCAGGATCGAAAGGAATCCGGCCATGAACGGGAATTTGTTTTTCGGCGGCGAAACGGTCGATCCGCTCGCTGATTTCGACGTCGATATCGTACCTGTTGATGCAAATGCCGGTTTTTATTTTGAAATGCTCGGCCAGTTCCACGAGCCGAGTCATGTCATGGATGGCTGACAGGGAAGGCTCCGTTACGATCAGCAGATAGGAAGCATTGGTCAGACTGGCGATGACCGGGCAGCCGATACCGGGCGGGCCATCGACCAGGATCATATCCAATCCGCGAGCAGCGGCGGTTTTGCGAGCCGTTTCTCGCAGCAACGATACCAGTCGTCCCGAATTGGACTGGGCGATACCTAATTTGGCGTGCAGGAACGGCCCGTTTTCGTATTCCGACTCGAACCAGCGACCGCTGGAGACTTTGTTGAACGACAACGCTCCAAAAGCACAGAGGTGTGTGCATAAACCACAGCCCTCGCAGGCGAGTGGATCAATTTCGATCCGAACGCCCCATTGGCTTTTCGAATCGGCGATCATACTGATGGCCTCAAACCGGCAGGAATCGACGCATACGCCGCAGGCAGTGCAGATCTCGGGATCGAGAAACGCCTTACTGCTGCTGGAAAAATCATGCTCGGCAGTCATTCGGTGAGGGACTATAAGATGAAGATTGGCGGCATCGACATCGCAGTCGATCAGGACGGCCGGACCGATCAGGTCGGCCAGACTACCAACCATGGAGGTCTTGCCGGTGCCTCCTTTACCGCTCGCTACTACCAGTTCGAACATTGGCTGTCTCTCGATGTATCTTTTCAAACAAGTTCAACAAAAGGTTCTCGAAATCTTTGTCAAGGTCGATTGCGAGATGACCGGAGGCATATGCCCGCGCGACATCCCGGCTGAACGGCAGTTCGGCCAGTATGGTCAGGGCCTCGGTTTCGCAATAATCTTTGACCAGGCTGTTGCCGATATCGCAGCGATTAATAACCACCCCGAACGGGATTTGAATTTCACGCAGCATACTGACGGCGAGGCGAAGATCGTTCAGGCCAAACGGGGTTGGTTCGGTAACGAGAACGACATAGTCGGCGCCGCGAACAGCCTCGATTACGGGACATGAAGTTCCGGGCGGGGCATCTAGTATAGCCAGTTTCGTGTCGGCTATCCGCTTCTTGATCGCCTTGATCAAGGGAGGAGCCTGGGCTTCACCCACATTCAAATTGCCGCCTATAAATGAAAGACCGCGCACCGGTCCGGAGTGGATCAACCCAATCGGTCTTAATCCATCCGAGAGTGCTCGCTCCGGGCAGAGCGCCACACAAGCGCCGCAACCATGACATAAGCTCGGGAAAACGAGGAACTTCCCGGCCATGACCGCCAGAGCGTTGAACTCACAAATCGCGGCACATATTCCACAGCTATTACAGGCTGTTTCATCGACAACCGGGATCATCACGGAAATTTCGTCCTGTTTCTCCGGATCGGGAGGGAGGAAGAGATGTCCGTTCGGTTCTTCGACATCGCAGTCGGCATAGGTGACCGTCATCCCTTTTCGGGCCAGAGCCACAGAAAGATTTGTGGCAAGAGTGGTCTTGCCCGTACCACCCTTGCCACTGGCTATTGCGATATGAATCCGATGATCTTCCATAGTTTTACTTACGGACCATCGGCGCCCCGCATTTGGGGCATTTCATTTCAACGCAGGGGACGCCCTGCTGATGCGGTACAGTGGCGCCGCATTTGCTGCAGACGCACTCGCCGCCGACACCGGCGCCACGGCCCTGACCGCCGCCGCGACCCATGCCGCCGCCTTGGCCCTGGCCTTGTCCGCGACCACCGCCGCCGCCCTGGCCTTGTCCGCGACCGCCTCCCTGGCCCTGACCGCCGCCGCCGCCACGGCCACCACCACCGCCGCGACCGCTACCGGGAGAATACTGTCTTATCATTTTATTTCTCTCCTGATTTCAGATCATCCAACTGACGCCGAAGATCCTTAATCTCGTTTCTAAGAGCCGATAGTTGTTTGCTCAGATCCGGCTCATTTGTTTCGGGCGCAACGTCAACCGGCTCCCGGTAAAACGGAACATTGCCGCGACCGCGGGCCCATCCCGGTTGACCGGTGGCGTAATACTGATGTCTGAATCCCCGGCCGCCGCCGCCGCGACGACCACCGCGACCGAATCCACCGCCGCGTCCAGCGCCCCAATTACTCATATATCCGGGCTGGTCATTGCCGCTGCAATATCCAGCTCCGCGTCCTGTCATCGGGCCTTCTCCAAGAGGTCCGGTTTTATCTCCACCTGGCATAACAAGCCTCCTTTGGCTTAGGTTTATATATACCGACTTTTTTTCGTTTTTTATCGCAACTGCCGGAACTGACGGTTTTCCGACTATTTCCAATGTCCTCCGACATTGGCCTGATCGATCAGGTCATATTGACCGCTCTCGATCATATCTATCGCCTCCTGAACCGTGCCGTCGGACCAGGATACCATCTTGATACCGGCGGCCCGCAGCACCTGAAACGCCTTGGGGCCCATATTGCCGGACACGACCATATCGACGGCCTGATCAGCGACCATCTGAGCTGCCTGAATCCCGGCGCCTTGAGCGGCGGCGGCGTTGTCGCCGTTACTGAGCACCTCGAAATTCTTCGTTTCGGTGTCATAGATGACGAAATGGGCGGCGCGACCGAAGCGCGGATCTACCGGACTGTTCATGTCCGTTCCCTGAGCTGAAACTGCGATTTTCATTAGAACTTCCTATTGTTATTATTTCGATTTTGTCTGCCTCGGATTCTTCCCCGGCACCCGCCGCGTCGACGCCGACAACCCGGCATGCGGTAACAATCAGCGTCAAGGCGTCCCTCAAAATAAGCGGTGAGGATCTCTTCGACGGTTCCGGTCAGCCAGGGTATGACAACAATACCGGCGCGCTCCAAAAGATAATGAAACGGCCGCGACAGAGCTCCGCACAGGAGGGTGTTTACACCCAGACGACAGAAAAACTCGGTACGCCGTTGGATGTCGTTGGGACCGGCCTCGACCAGACGCGGAGAACCGGCATCAGCTGAGTCGACCTCGCAGATCCAAATCTGTTCGGCGGAATCAAGGACCGGTGAGACACGGCCGCGACATATCGGTATTGCAATCTTCTCTGACATGCCTGATTATTAAGCATGTTTTATGCCGATTGCCCGATTGTCAATGCAAATACAGATTAACGTCTTGTATTGCAACGAAATAATAATTCTAATTGGATTGTTTAGAGAAGCGATAATGTCATTAACAGTTGCATATATGCAATTATATATGTGTTATAAATTGCAATAATGCAATTAGTGTGATGTGTATCATTCAGGCGGTTGAATGCCAAAACGTTTCATTTTACGCCACAGGGTAGTTTTATGTATTCCCAATTCAGCGGCGGCCAGACTTCGGTTCCAGTCATGTCGACGCAGGGTATTTATGATTAGTTGAGCCTCCAAGTCGTCGAGACTGGGTGACTCATGTGCCGTTTCCGTTTTTGATGGTCTGAGATATTCGGGAAGATGGTCGGTCGTTATCATCGAGCCGCGACAAACGACGAAGCCGTGTTCGATGATGTTCTGAAGCTCCCGGATATTTCCGGGATAGTCATGATCCATGAGAATCGACAATGCAGCCGGAGATATCTCGGTAATCAGTTTACCTTTCAGAGAGCTGAAATGGTCGAGAAAATGATTGATGAGAAGCGGGATGTCCTCTTTCCGTTCGCGCAGAGGAGGGGGAACCAGTTTGATTACGTTGATGCGATAAAACAGATCTTTACGGAATTTACCGGCAGCAACCAGTTTTTCGAGGTTCTGATTGGTGGCGGTAATAATCCTGGCGTTGGTGGTGATTGTCTCAGTGCCGCCGAGCGGTTCATAGGTCCGCTCCTGAAGTACGCGGAGCAAACGGACCTGCAGGGCGGGGGAGATGTCGCCGATTTCATCGAGGAAAATCGTACCGTTTTCAGCCAGAGCGAAGCGGCCCGGTTTGTCCTGGCGGGCATCGGTAAACGCCCCGGCTTTGTAACCGAACAGTTCTGCTTCCAGGAGGGTATCGGGAAGAGCGCCGCAGTTGATCGTAACCACCGGGCCTTCGCGATGTTTCGACAGATCATGAATCGCCCGGGCGATCAATTCCTTTCCCGTGCCGCTTTCGCCCTCGATCAGTACGGTGCTGTCGCTTTCGGCGATTGAAGGAAGGATGTCAAATATCTCCAGCATTCGGGCGTTTTTGCTGATGAGATCGTGGAAAGTGTAGCGTTTCTCCAGTTCGCGGCGCAGATGTTCGATCGTTCTCAAGTCCCGAAATGTTTCTACGCCGCCGATGACGTTGCCGTCGGCATCTTTGAGAATCGCGGTCGAAATGCTGACCGGGATTTTTTCACCCTCGCTGTTGATGATATAGATCGCTTGATTGACGATCGGTTCGCCGCTTTCGATAGTAGCCCGAAGAGCACAGGAAGTCTCGCAGATGGATGCCCTGAAGACATCGCAGCATTGTTGACCGATGGCTTCCTCGCGCGGGATGCCGGTAATTTTCGAAGCGGCCCGGTTGAACGACTGAATGCGCCAGTCCCGGTCGACCGTGAAAACTCCGTCGGCGATACTGTCGAGGATGGCCTCGGTCGCCGCCGGGTATTGTGGCTTATCATTCATGGCGGCAATATAACAGATTGATGACTATGTACAATAGCCCGATCGGATGAATCCGACCGGGCTATCAAATCACGGTAATGAATTTTTATGTCAGTTAGCCGTCCGGTCCGCCTGAGAAGCAAGTGTTTGAACCGTGGTTTCTCGGGGGCGTAACGTCTGGTGACAGGTCTGACAGTCACTCAGATGCGGTTGGTCCAGTTGAATCGCTTCATGTTGGTGACATTTGATACATGTGCCGTGCATCGCTTCGCGATACGAACAGGCCATCAGGAGATTATTCGACTGTTCCACTGCTCCCGGAGGCACCATGTTCTCGCGGTGGCATTCCATACAGTTTTTGGCCGTGGCTGCGGTTCGCGGAGATCCGGGGGCATGGCAATCCTGACAGGTGAAATTCTCAGGGTGTAAACCGCCAAGGTGTTTCACTTTCACCAGGGCGGCGGTATGCACGTCATGGCTGAAGATGTTGGTCGGATCGTTCATACTGCAATGGCAGCGCGAACAAGGAGTCGAGTGATCTCCCGGCATTGACAGGTGATGGCATTTCACACAGGAAGCGGAATCTCCGAAACGGTGCTGGTGTTCGGCATGGGCGAAAATCGTCTCGACTCCGTCCTTGTTGCCGTCGATGCAAAGCGTGGCGCGTTCGGCATCGAGACCGTCGGCGGGACGTATCGGTTGCGCCCAGGTTTCGCCGTAGGGCGGATACATCAGTACGTACGCCAACGGAATGATGAACACCGCGATCAGGGTAACGCGATGCAGACTGTCGGCCAGGGTCGTGCTCCAAAGCCGGCTGAGACTGCCGTTAGGCAGCTTGAACTTGCCGACCGGGCTGCTCGTTTCGGTCGATCCGGGACCGAACACCGGCATGTTCTCGGCGAGGAAGAAGAGAACCAGTCCGGCTGCGGCGACTACTCCAAGTCCCACCATCCATTCGACCAAAGTCGGGAAGTAGAGTACTCCCGCATCGTGCACATAGCCGAGAATACCGACATCGACGCGGTTCAACGCCAGGCCAACGGCCGCCGAGGTTGCGGCCACCGCTACCCCGGCCGGAGTGCGGCGGGACCAGGGGAGAATCATCAAGATCACCGGCAGAATGGCCGTGAGAGTAAGTTCGATCAGGTACAGCCAGCTTTCCCAGTTCCCGACCATGAGGGTACTCCAGCCGCCGTGCAGGAAGAGATCAACCACTTTGAATACCAGGTAGAGACCAAGGAGCCAGGCGGCAATGGTTGCCAGGGAACGCAGTGCGGGCATCTCGGGGCCTTCGGGGCCGCGAGCCGGAACCGCTGTCGTGGAGTCGTTGGAAATGCGAATGAGCGGGGTGGTATGGTTCGCCCTGGGACCGAACACCGTATCGTGATCATACCAATAAGCCCAGAGCATTCTTATGAGAACCACCACCATCAGGCCGGCGCCCATAGCCGAGATGATAAACAACCAGGGCAACCAGGGAGTGTACCAGAGCGGATACAAGCGTTGCGGCGTCACGAGGAAAAGTGAGCCAAGCGATGAATGGTGCAGGCTGGAGAGCGAGATACCGATGATGACCACTACGATGGCAATATGGTGCAGGAAATGAGCGATCTTTTCGGCCCGCAGTCGTTCGAAGATCATAGGCGCCAGTTCGATAGCCGTCACGGTGAAGTACAGCATCACGCACCAGAAGACCTCGAACAGGAATGAATTTATGTTCCACATGAATATCGGATGCCAGAAACGCTGGGGAAGGCCGATATCCAGCAGCAGGGCTGCGCAGGAGCAGCCATAGCCGAGGAAGGCGATGAGAATAGCCGGTTTCATGAGCGGCTGGAACCGCTTGATGCGTAAGACATAAACCAGGAAACCGACGGTAAAGCCTGAAGTCGAAAGAGCGACGCCGCCAATCATGTTGAGGATTTTCCACAATCCCCAGGGGTAGGCATCGGACAGATTGGTCGTAGCGCCGAGGCCGAACCATAAGCGGAACACAGCCGCTATCAGGCCGGACAATGCTAATACCCAGAGGATATCCTTAATAGTACGGGTGCGGCTACTCATGGTTTTCCTCCGAATGCTTGGCAGAGTCATCATCGCCCGCCAGTTTATTGCGGCGTTTGACGATCCAGTTCAGACTAATCAATCCGACCGCGACACCGAGCCCGATGAACGGTGTTTTGTGTACCAGCGGTTCGGTCAGTTCCGGAATCGAGTCGGCGCCGGTATCGGGCCAGTTGAGTTCGGCCAGGTCGACATCCGAGATATAGATCACGGAAGTACCGCCGAATTCCTTCTCGCCCCAGACATGATCGCGATAGCGATTCGGTTCGGCCTTGATGCGGCTTTTGGCCTCGGCCATGAGTTGATCGCGATCTCCGAACTTGAGTACGCCCTCGGGGCAGGCTTCGACACAAGCGGGAAGTTGCCCCTGCTCGATACGGTCGTAGCAGAGGTCACATTTGGTTACGAACGGTTTGGTTTGATCCCACTCGTAACGCGGGACATGGAACGGACAGGCCAGCATGCAATAGCGGCAGCCGATGCATTTGTCTTTGTCGTATATAACCGGTCCGTCGGCGGTTTTTTTCAGACTACCGACGAGACAGGCGGAAACACAGGCCGGTTCGAGGCAATGCATGCAGCTCTTGCGGGCAAAGCGGCCTTCATCGACCGAGATAATGGCCGAGCGACGATGCGAAGAGAGGCCGTCTTTCGTCGTTGCCCGATCGCGGTCGGCCAGTTGGCTGTTTCCCTTGTTGCGGGCAACGCAGGCCGCCACGCATTTTTCACAGGCGACACAGCGAGTTACGTCTACCAGTATTCCGTACATCAGACTTTAGCCTCCTTACCGTAAAGAGCTTCGGCCACTTGATCACCCGATCCCGGTCGCAGTTGCCAATGAAGACCGGAGACACGATCGAAGAAAAACAGAACGATGTGCGCCAGCTTGGTGAACGGGATAATTACTAACAACAGCTCGGCGCTGAGCAGGTGAAGCAGCATCGTGACATCCCAGGGGAACGGGTTGTACTGCGGATGCAACGCCAGGTAACCGGTGACAAACGGCACCAGAACGGCCAGCAACAGCAAATAATCGGTCTTGGTGCTCATGGAGCGGGTTCGAGGCGACATCACTCTGAAACCCAGCAAGACCAGCACACAGGCGATCGTAAACAGGGTCAGCGGATCCGCGAGACCATATCCGATCTGCGGCAAATTGACGCCCAGCAGGCCTTCCCAGAGGACGATGTGGTCCGCCAGGAACAGCGGTACGATCAGGACGCCGAAGTGAAAAAGGTAGGAGACAGTCGAAAAAATCTTCGTCCCCGGAATGAGGTGCTTGACCGGGATCACCCAACTACCTGCTTCGGCAATCATCTTACCCCAGGGGGCTTTGCGCAGGCGGCGTCCTTTTCCGGCCACCAGTGAATAGACCTGGATCAGTACGAGTCGGGCCAACCCGAGAATCATCACCAGGAAGGAGAATGCGAACAGAGGCCCTTTTGCGAATTCAATCCATTGTTCCATGATATCCTCAGGCTTTACATTTCGAACATTGCCGCTTCTTCTTTGCGTTCAGCGGGCGTCTTACCGCCGGGGACATAGATTGCCTTCAGGATCAAGTCATGAAGGCCCATGACCTTGCACGGTATGTCGTAGTATTCAACCAGCTCTTTGAGCTGCTTTTTGCAGTTGGCGCAGGGAGCGATACAGATACTGGCGCCGGTTTGTTTGATTTGCTCCGCTTTAACTCGTCCGCCGATACTCATACGGAACTCGTGTATCTCATCGACCGAAACCAGTCCACCACCGCCGCCACAGCAGAAATTGTCGCGGCCGTCCGGTTTCATATCGACGAAATCTTTCACGAACGTCTTGAGTATCTCACGCGGTTGTTCGACAATCCAGCCGGAACGAGCGATATTGCACGGATCGTGATAGGTCACTCGTTCTTCGACGATATCGGGATCGAGTTTGATTTTACCCTTACGGATACATTCGAGAGTGTATTCCATGAAATTGATTACGGGATACGCCTCGCGACCTCCGAACACCGGCACGAAATCATGGGCTGAACGGGAAGCGTGACCGCATTCACCGATCAACACCCGTTTGCCGTTAAGACGGGTCACTTCACCGACCAGTTGTTTGATGATCCGTTCCAGATGCCAGTCGCTGTAGAACAGGCCGTAGTTGATGCCGTCGTAATTGCCGGTGCCGATCGTCCAGCGATCCCAATCGCCGGCCGCGTAAAGGACGGCAGCGTTGCCCATCAGCGTTTCCGGCTCCATGAGATAATCGCTGACCGCACAGAAAAAGACCAGGTCGCGGTTGGGTTGATCGACCGGAAATTCCATCTTGACGCCGATTTGTTCTTCCAACTCCTCGGAAAGGAATTCGAGGGTGTTGAGCAGGGCGGTTTTGGGAACTTTCGAAGTGTTGCGGGTTTCTCCCTCGAGTTGTTCCCTGACACTGACCTGGAGCGCTTTGGGGACGATCCCGATCATACTGAGAATGTACCGGCCCAGGTGAGTAACGAGGGCGTGGTCGATTCCCATCGGACATTCACGAGTGCACCGCCGACAAGCGGTGCAGCGATAGAAGCCATCGAGCATTTCGTCGATAATTCCTTCGGTCAACTCGAAACCGCCCGATACGCGAGCTTTCATCCAGCCGTCGATGGTAAAATACCGTCGATAGGTTTCGAGTAACAGGTTCGTGCGATAACAAGGAATGTCGCGCTGCTCGCCGGTTGTCAAAAAGAGGGGGCAAGACACCGCACAGCGGTTGCACTTGGCGCTCGATCTGCAATACGAATCGAGTAGCGGTCGATAATCGCTGTATTCCAGGATTGCGGCGAATGCCTCGAGGAACCGCGCCACACGATTCTCGGTTACCGGATTCTCGATGTAGTACGGATATTTCTTCACATCAGGAGCCGGCGCCGGTGTTTTCGGTGTGGCAGGGTCTTTTGAACCATCCATAATTATGTCTTTCTGTCGTTTCCGCTTTTTTGGCGAGCCAGCATGCAAAGGCCGTACCAAACTGATCGGGGTGATATCGAAAGAGCTGCGATGTGATCGCATGGCGACAGGTACTGATTTCGGCTTTCCGCTTTATTATCAAAGCCTTACATAGCAAAGTGAGGGTTTCGTACAGGGCTTCATGCCGTGCTCATTATAGGCCTTTGGCAGTGTTGCGAATGCTATAATGAGCCCACTGTTTATGTTGCAAGTGTTGCAACGTATTGTCGTTTGGTGCAACGTAATGCAACGCTAATGCAACACCCTTTATATCGTTGCTACTATTATCTGTGGGCTGCTTGCAGTCCTTATAGCGAGGTATTGTTTTGATTTGTTATGTTGTATTAGGATAGCTACTTATATAATTCCCATTGATGTCTCTCAGCTTTCGACACGTATGTCTCACGGTGTTGCATCAAGGTGGTATAATCAGGAAGACGGTTCGGCACGCTACTTGCGAAAGGACCAGGGCAGGAGTTGATCGGATGCGATATGGAATACCATTACTGGGCGAGAGAGTAGCACCAAGATCAAGCTGCGCCGAGGCTTTGTTGGTTGTTGAAGAACGACGCAACCAGACCATGAGACAGTCGACCACTAAGCTGACTACGCCGACGCTGCTGGACCTGGCTAAGCTGCTGGTCGACAATCGAGTCGATGTCTTCGTTTGCGGTGGCGTCAGTCGTCGGGAGCGTGAGTATCTGGCGGCACAGAATCTTGAAGTAATCGACAATGTGGCGGCGTCGGTCGAGGAGTTGATCGATGCGATCCAGGCGGGGAAACTTCGATCCGGCTTTGGATTGGATCGTTCTCAGAAACCTCTGCCCGAAGAAAACAGCAAATCGAAAAAGGACAGCGATCGGGAAGAGGGCGGGAATAATCAGGTAATGGATTTTATCGACTGCCTGTCCTGTCGCGAGAAAATTTGCCTGCTGGGGAAGAGCTGTGCGGCCGCCGGAACCGACACGCCCAAAATCCCCGACGAGCGTGAGCACCA contains:
- a CDS encoding 4Fe-4S dicluster domain-containing protein, with the protein product MYGILVDVTRCVACEKCVAACVARNKGNSQLADRDRATTKDGLSSHRRSAIISVDEGRFARKSCMHCLEPACVSACLVGSLKKTADGPVIYDKDKCIGCRYCMLACPFHVPRYEWDQTKPFVTKCDLCYDRIEQGQLPACVEACPEGVLKFGDRDQLMAEAKSRIKAEPNRYRDHVWGEKEFGGTSVIYISDVDLAELNWPDTGADSIPELTEPLVHKTPFIGLGVAVGLISLNWIVKRRNKLAGDDDSAKHSEENHE
- a CDS encoding (Fe-S)-binding protein: MDGSKDPATPKTPAPAPDVKKYPYYIENPVTENRVARFLEAFAAILEYSDYRPLLDSYCRSSAKCNRCAVSCPLFLTTGEQRDIPCYRTNLLLETYRRYFTIDGWMKARVSGGFELTEGIIDEMLDGFYRCTACRRCTRECPMGIDHALVTHLGRYILSMIGIVPKALQVSVREQLEGETRNTSKVPKTALLNTLEFLSEELEEQIGVKMEFPVDQPNRDLVFFCAVSDYLMEPETLMGNAAVLYAAGDWDRWTIGTGNYDGINYGLFYSDWHLERIIKQLVGEVTRLNGKRVLIGECGHASRSAHDFVPVFGGREAYPVINFMEYTLECIRKGKIKLDPDIVEERVTYHDPCNIARSGWIVEQPREILKTFVKDFVDMKPDGRDNFCCGGGGGLVSVDEIHEFRMSIGGRVKAEQIKQTGASICIAPCANCKKQLKELVEYYDIPCKVMGLHDLILKAIYVPGGKTPAERKEEAAMFEM